In Populus trichocarpa isolate Nisqually-1 chromosome 16, P.trichocarpa_v4.1, whole genome shotgun sequence, a genomic segment contains:
- the LOC18106293 gene encoding laccase-7, with translation MLRLLFLLTCALALLASSVASAAIVEHSFYVKNLTVRRLCSEQVVTAVNGSLPGPTLRVREGDTLIVHVFNKSPYNLTIHWHGVFQLLSAWADGPSMVTQCPITPGGKYTYKFKLLQQEGTLWWHAHFSLLRATVYGALIIRPRSGHPYPFPKPNKEVPILLGEWWNGDVVGIERKAAATGASPKISDAYTINGLPGDLYNCSQDRMYKLKVQKGKTYLLRIINAALDNQLFFMIANHNMTVVAVDAGYTVPYVTDVVVTGPGQTVDVLLAADQEVGSYFMAANSYASARPAAPFDNTTTRGIVVYEGAPTSATPIMPRMPAFNDTPTAHKFFTSITGLAGGPHWVPVPRQIDEHMFVTVGLGLSICPTCSNGTRLSASMNNFSFARPSSLSMLQAFFFNVSGIYTPDFPDTPPIKFDYTNAINAQNLSLLFTPKSTSVKVLKYNATVEMVLQNTAFLGVENHPIHLHGFTFHVLAQGFGNYDPVNDHKNFNLINPLSRNTINVPVGGWAVIRFTANNPGVWFFHCHLEAHLSMGLATAFVVENGPTPESTLPPPPVDLPQC, from the exons ATGTTGCGTCTTCTGTTTTTGTTAACTTGTGCTTTGGCTCTTCTAGCTTCTTCAGTGGCTTCTGCTGCAATTGTGGAACACTCATTCTAt GTGAAAAACCTTACAGTTCGTCGGCTGTGCTCCGAGCAAGTGGTAACTGCAGTGAATGGAAGCTTGCCAGGCCCAACGCTTCGCGTTCGAGAGGGAGACACCCTCATAGTCCATGTTTTTAACAAGTCACCCTACAACCTGACTATTCACTG GCATGGAGTGTTTCAATTACTTAGTGCGTGGGCCGATGGACCTTCTATGGTTACTCAATGTCCAATAACCCCTGGAGGTAAATACACCTACAAATTTAAACTCCTCCAGCAAGAGGGTACGCTATGGTGGCATGCTCATTTCAGTCTTCTCCGAGCAACAGTTTATGGGGCACTCATTATCCGTCCAAGATCTGGTCATCCTTACCCTTTCCCTAAACCCAACAAAGAAGTTCCAATTCTATTAG GAGAGTGGTGGAATGGTGATGTCGTTGGTATCGAAAGGAAGGCAGCTGCCACTGGTGCATCACCTAAAATTTCGGATGCCTACACCATAAATGGACTCCCTGGGGATCTCTACAATTGCTCTCAAGACA GAATGTACAAGCTTAAGGTGCAGAAAGGGAAGACTTATCTCCTCCGAATAATCAACGCTGCCCTCGATAACCAGCTCTTTTTCATGATAGCCAATCATAATATGACAGTCGTTGCTGTCGATGCAGGGTACACGGTACCCTATGTCACGGATGTTGTTGTCACCGGCCCCGGCCAGACCGTGGACGTTCTTCTCGCAGCCGACCAGGAAGTGGGGTCTTATTTCATGGCTGCAAACTCATATGCTAGTGCTCGTCCTGCTGCACCCTTTGATAATACAACCACAAGAGGAATTGTTGTCTACGAAGGTGCACCCACATCAGCAACTCCGATAATGCCACGAATGCCTGCGTTCAATGACACCCCCACTGCCCACAAGTTCTTCACCAGCATTACTGGCCTTGCTGGTGGGCCTCATTGGGTCCCAGTCCCACGTCAAATTGATGAGCACATGTTTGTGACAGTAGGCTTGGGGCTCTCAATTTGTCCAACATGTTCAAATGGGACGCGACTCTCTGCTAGCATGAACAATTTCTCTTTTGCGCGCCCTTCAAGTTTGTCAATGTTGCAAGCCTTCTTTTTCAATGTGAGTGGAATCTACACTCCTGACTTCCCTGATACTCCTCCTATCAAATTTGACTACACTAATGCCATCAACGCCCAAAATCTATCCCTGTTATTCACACCAAAATCAACAAGTGTGAAGGTGTTGAAGTATAACGCTACGGTGGAGATGGTGTTACAGAACACAGCCTTCCTTGGAGTGGAGAATCATCCCATACATCTTCATGGTTTCACTTTCCATGTGTTGGCTCAAGGGTTTGGAAATTATGATCCTGTCAACGACCATAAGAATTTCAACCTTATCAATCCACTATCACGTAACACTATTAATGTGCCGGTGGGAGGATGGGCAGTCATAAGATTTACAGCCAATAATCCAGGTGTGTGGTTCTTTCACTGTCATCTGGAAGCGCACTTGTCCATGGGATTAGCCACCGCTTTCGTGGTTGAGAATGGACCGACGCCAGAGTCTACTTTGCCACCACCTCCAGTTGATCTGCCTCAGTGTTAA